The candidate division KSB1 bacterium genome has a window encoding:
- the cysE gene encoding serine O-acetyltransferase, with the protein MIFLDEIRSAFKYDPAARNVLEVILAYPGVHAIWLHRIAHFLWRLRIPVLPRLISHFTRFLTGIEIHPGARIGRGVFIDHGAGVVIGETAEIGDECVLYQGVTLGGTSFTKGKRHPTLEDHVVVGAGAKILGNIRIGRHSRIGANAVVLKSVPPHSVVVGVPGRIKKVAGREPEPLEHDKIPDPIAEEFLRAYDRIEQLERLVEELRRQVMRESVP; encoded by the coding sequence ATGATTTTCCTGGACGAGATTCGCTCCGCATTCAAATACGACCCCGCTGCTCGGAACGTGCTGGAAGTGATCCTCGCGTACCCGGGCGTCCACGCGATCTGGCTGCATCGGATCGCCCATTTTCTTTGGCGGCTCCGGATTCCCGTGCTCCCGCGCCTGATTTCCCACTTCACTCGCTTTCTGACGGGAATCGAAATCCACCCGGGTGCAAGGATTGGACGGGGTGTCTTCATTGATCATGGGGCAGGGGTTGTGATCGGAGAGACTGCGGAGATCGGTGACGAGTGCGTCCTGTACCAGGGTGTGACCTTGGGGGGCACGAGTTTCACGAAGGGGAAACGCCATCCCACCCTTGAGGACCATGTGGTGGTCGGTGCGGGGGCGAAGATTCTGGGTAACATCCGCATCGGCCGTCACAGCCGCATCGGCGCCAATGCTGTGGTGCTGAAGTCCGTGCCGCCGCACTCGGTAGTGGTGGGGGTCCCGGGACGCATCAAGAAAGTGGCGGGCAGGGAGCCCGAGCCTCTGGAGCACGACAAGATCCCGGATCCCATAGCGGAGGAGTTCCTGCGGGCCTACGACCGGATCGAGCAGCTTGAGCGGCTCGTGGAGGAGCTACGGCGTCAGGTGATGCGGGAAAGCGTGCCCTGA
- a CDS encoding YIP1 family protein — protein sequence MTVRCPQCGEFGEAGTGCPSCGTPLSDPDEPAGSLGNSGIGNPWDRREEIGALRAYGQTLRSILLSPKLFFAALEGSRTLWGPFLFGFATSLVGSLFNLGWQVVFFQRNWLLQTLFSESGVSMETAVPVLVLMLPFLVAAQLFVLAAILHLMVAILARGGRGFGATFEVVCYSTAPDVLLILPYCGGIVAMLWALWVAIVGLREVHRISGASAALAVLLPLLFCAGILVTAIFLASSVILAP from the coding sequence ATGACCGTCAGGTGTCCCCAGTGTGGGGAATTCGGGGAAGCCGGAACAGGCTGCCCGTCCTGCGGGACGCCTCTTTCCGATCCGGACGAACCGGCGGGTTCGCTCGGGAACTCGGGTATCGGAAACCCGTGGGACCGGCGCGAGGAGATCGGTGCATTAAGGGCGTACGGGCAGACCCTGCGGTCGATTCTTCTCTCGCCAAAACTCTTTTTCGCCGCTCTCGAGGGGAGTCGCACGCTGTGGGGGCCTTTTCTCTTCGGCTTTGCCACGTCGCTGGTCGGAAGCCTTTTTAATCTCGGCTGGCAAGTGGTGTTTTTCCAACGGAACTGGCTTCTTCAAACGCTGTTTTCCGAGTCCGGGGTTTCGATGGAAACGGCGGTTCCCGTCCTGGTGTTGATGCTCCCGTTCCTGGTCGCCGCCCAGCTATTCGTCCTTGCGGCTATCTTGCATCTCATGGTCGCCATTCTGGCGCGTGGGGGCAGGGGATTTGGGGCCACGTTCGAAGTGGTCTGCTATTCCACTGCACCAGACGTGCTGCTCATCCTCCCTTATTGCGGCGGAATTGTGGCCATGCTCTGGGCCTTATGGGTTGCCATCGTGGGGCTGCGCGAGGTTCACCGAATTTCAGGAGCAAGCGCAGCTTTGGCGGTTCTATTGCCTCTGCTGTTCTGCGCAGGTATTTTGGTGACCGCAATTTTTCTGGCCAGTTCGGTGATCCTAGCTCCTTAG
- a CDS encoding DUF2752 domain-containing protein has product MAQSGRVGTSGTEGKDHGPGWILGVYSALAAGILLLSRWVDVLSAGRAWLCPFRELTGWPCPFCRGLRSVDALAHGHVWKAFGQNPLVCAAILIALVAPLFGVAFRPTPAHGYGRVAGLVVLANWIYLILSS; this is encoded by the coding sequence GTGGCGCAGTCTGGGCGTGTCGGCACCAGCGGGACAGAGGGAAAGGATCATGGTCCGGGCTGGATTCTGGGCGTCTATAGCGCGCTGGCGGCCGGCATTTTGCTTCTCTCGCGGTGGGTGGATGTGCTCTCCGCAGGGCGAGCGTGGCTTTGTCCTTTCCGGGAGCTGACGGGATGGCCCTGTCCTTTCTGCCGGGGCCTGCGTTCCGTCGACGCTCTTGCGCACGGTCACGTGTGGAAGGCATTTGGTCAGAATCCCCTCGTCTGCGCAGCGATTCTGATCGCGCTGGTGGCGCCTCTGTTTGGGGTCGCGTTTCGACCAACCCCAGCACATGGCTATGGTCGCGTGGCAGGCCTGGTCGTCCTCGCCAATTGGATCTACCTGATTCTGTCTTCCTGA
- a CDS encoding sugar phosphate isomerase/epimerase, translating to MNGRGARVRVGLTIERYREIEPAIILGLVRLLGLESVEITRSVFGDLDRVVAKLGRLNCGFHLPIVCEDGWDFSTKSASEEIERLVRLINAHREVLHLRYAIAHPPEPGNGGKIDPEAADFLFENLRKLELPIYIENIPSLPLEGYREFYRQAESILGRQVAGMCYDGPHYLLAGVDPVAVLDSLDGHVGCVHLSDCRGSEDDHFPFGKGGAMPIEAIIRRLRRSDFRGVINLEIRPSDFRDIFPTIQSYLTVLRAFRPGKYLAARVRVALLYPLLRHVLA from the coding sequence ATGAATGGTCGCGGTGCAAGGGTAAGGGTCGGCTTGACCATCGAGCGTTACCGGGAAATCGAGCCGGCGATTATCCTCGGCTTGGTTCGGCTACTGGGACTGGAGTCTGTGGAGATCACTCGGTCGGTCTTTGGGGATCTCGATCGCGTGGTGGCGAAGCTTGGCCGGCTGAACTGCGGGTTTCATTTGCCGATCGTCTGCGAGGACGGATGGGACTTTTCCACGAAATCGGCGAGCGAGGAGATCGAACGCCTGGTAAGGCTAATCAATGCTCATCGGGAAGTCTTGCACCTGCGCTACGCAATAGCGCATCCTCCGGAGCCGGGGAACGGCGGCAAAATCGATCCCGAGGCTGCGGACTTCCTTTTCGAGAACCTGCGAAAGCTGGAGTTGCCGATTTACATCGAGAACATACCGAGTCTGCCTCTGGAAGGCTATCGAGAGTTTTATAGGCAGGCCGAGAGCATTCTGGGCCGGCAGGTAGCGGGAATGTGCTACGATGGCCCCCATTATCTTCTGGCCGGCGTGGATCCGGTAGCGGTACTGGATTCCCTGGATGGCCACGTGGGCTGTGTGCACCTGTCGGACTGTCGGGGAAGCGAGGATGACCACTTCCCGTTCGGAAAGGGCGGGGCAATGCCGATCGAAGCGATCATTCGCAGGCTGCGGAGGAGTGACTTCCGGGGTGTGATCAACCTGGAAATCCGGCCCAGCGACTTTCGCGACATCTTCCCCACAATCCAAAGCTACCTCACGGTCTTGCGGGCCTTTCGTCCCGGAAAATACTTGGCTGCCCGGGTACGGGTGGCGCTCTTGTACCCGCTCCTGCGCCATGTCCTGGCCTGA
- a CDS encoding sigma-54 dependent transcriptional regulator, which yields MSGPMYTVLVVDDDKNICKMIEINLQREKCYEVLTALNGESCLRQIRENQVDLVLLDIQMPGIDGIETLRRIKEEDPTIQVVMMSAHGTIERAVQSMKLGAYDFLTKPFSSDRLLVTVKNALLARSLKREVEELRSELRGRYQFDNIIGQSGAMQEVKKAIARVLDSNVTVLITGESGTGKELVARAIHFNGRRKNKPFVAVNCSALPESLLESELFGHEKGAFTGATQRRIGKFEQANGGTIFLDEIGLMSPSTQAKILRVLQEREFERVGGNELVRVDVRIISATNRNLEEAMKKGEFREDLYYRISVFPIHLPPLRERKEDIPLLAAHFLKKYSEQEGKQVDSISPEALELMMAYNWPGNVRELENAIERAVVLATTNEITPKELPAPVRALGEKRIYEADQTLSSWIEKLEEQALRQALLECEGNISETARRLGIGRATIYRKAKKYGLPIGKQ from the coding sequence ATGAGCGGTCCGATGTACACCGTTCTTGTCGTGGACGACGACAAGAACATCTGCAAGATGATCGAGATCAACCTCCAGCGCGAGAAGTGCTACGAGGTTCTCACGGCCCTCAATGGCGAATCCTGCCTGAGACAGATACGGGAAAACCAGGTCGACCTTGTGCTCTTGGACATCCAGATGCCGGGCATTGACGGCATCGAGACCCTGCGCCGGATCAAAGAGGAAGATCCGACGATCCAGGTGGTGATGATGTCCGCGCACGGGACGATCGAGCGCGCCGTCCAATCGATGAAGTTGGGGGCCTACGATTTCCTCACCAAGCCCTTCAGCTCCGACAGGCTTCTGGTCACGGTCAAAAATGCGCTCTTAGCCCGAAGCTTGAAGCGGGAAGTCGAGGAGCTGCGCTCGGAGCTCCGAGGCCGCTACCAGTTCGACAACATCATCGGCCAGAGCGGCGCAATGCAGGAGGTGAAGAAGGCGATTGCCCGCGTTCTGGATAGCAACGTCACCGTGCTGATCACCGGGGAAAGCGGCACTGGGAAGGAACTCGTAGCTCGCGCGATCCACTTCAACGGCCGGCGCAAGAACAAGCCGTTTGTGGCAGTAAACTGTTCGGCCTTGCCGGAGTCCCTGCTCGAGAGCGAGCTTTTCGGACACGAAAAGGGCGCGTTCACGGGGGCCACCCAGCGACGGATTGGGAAGTTCGAGCAGGCCAACGGGGGGACGATCTTCCTGGACGAGATCGGTCTGATGAGCCCATCGACCCAGGCGAAGATCCTCCGCGTCCTTCAAGAGCGGGAGTTCGAGCGCGTTGGGGGGAACGAGCTGGTCCGCGTGGATGTCCGCATCATCTCCGCTACCAACCGCAATCTTGAAGAGGCGATGAAGAAGGGAGAGTTTCGGGAGGACTTGTACTATCGTATCTCGGTCTTTCCGATCCACCTTCCGCCTTTGCGGGAGCGCAAGGAAGACATTCCGCTCTTGGCAGCCCATTTCCTCAAGAAGTACTCGGAGCAGGAAGGCAAGCAGGTGGACAGCATCAGTCCGGAGGCCCTGGAGCTGATGATGGCCTACAACTGGCCCGGCAATGTCCGGGAGCTGGAAAATGCCATCGAGCGGGCCGTGGTATTGGCCACAACCAACGAGATTACTCCGAAGGAACTGCCCGCTCCCGTTCGCGCGCTGGGTGAAAAGCGCATCTACGAGGCGGACCAGACGCTGTCCAGCTGGATCGAGAAGCTGGAAGAGCAGGCCTTGCGACAGGCCCTGCTCGAGTGCGAGGGGAATATCTCGGAGACGGCCCGCCGCCTGGGAATCGGCCGGGCCACTATCTACCGCAAGGCGAAGAAATACGGCCTTCCTATCGGCAAGCAATAG
- a CDS encoding Gfo/Idh/MocA family oxidoreductase, whose amino-acid sequence MRGDTLGIAILGAGSVAEKHAEALSSLPGFHLKAVWRRNREKGLAFAERHNTEFIAELDEILAREDIRVVDIAAPPALHHQLGEKAAAAGKHVIVEKPIDATLAGADRLIQACGKAGVCLAVISQYRFTDGAQFVHRAIREGALGEVFQADAYVKWYRPQSYYDQDAWRGTPDLEGGGVLINQAIHFIDLLLWWLGPVRRLVGRTQTVCHQIPVEDHAVAMLEFAGGAWGVLEASTATWPGFPARLELHGTKGSARFEGDGLVLWEVRDYPCRPPLVEARSSGAREAMAIDVEPFRRQFQDIYEAITEQRRPLVDGHEARRALEVVLAIYRSSARGEAVVLPLATDR is encoded by the coding sequence GTGCGTGGCGACACATTGGGCATCGCCATTTTGGGCGCGGGAAGCGTGGCGGAGAAACACGCCGAGGCACTCTCCTCCCTGCCCGGGTTTCATCTGAAGGCCGTGTGGAGGAGAAACCGCGAAAAAGGGCTCGCATTTGCCGAGCGCCACAACACGGAATTCATTGCCGAGCTGGATGAGATCCTTGCCCGTGAGGACATCCGCGTGGTGGATATTGCAGCGCCACCTGCTCTTCACCACCAGCTGGGCGAGAAGGCCGCTGCGGCCGGCAAGCACGTAATCGTGGAGAAGCCGATCGACGCGACCCTAGCCGGGGCGGATCGCCTGATTCAGGCTTGCGGAAAGGCCGGGGTTTGCCTTGCGGTGATCAGCCAGTACCGGTTTACAGACGGGGCCCAGTTCGTTCACCGGGCCATCCGCGAGGGTGCTCTCGGCGAAGTCTTCCAGGCGGATGCCTACGTCAAGTGGTACCGGCCCCAGTCGTATTACGACCAGGATGCCTGGCGCGGGACGCCCGATCTCGAAGGGGGCGGTGTCCTGATCAATCAGGCGATCCACTTTATCGATCTTTTGCTCTGGTGGCTTGGGCCCGTTCGCCGCCTGGTGGGAAGGACACAGACCGTTTGCCACCAGATCCCGGTTGAAGATCACGCCGTGGCGATGCTCGAATTCGCCGGCGGCGCGTGGGGCGTGCTGGAGGCTTCCACCGCCACCTGGCCAGGATTTCCGGCGCGCCTGGAATTGCACGGGACGAAGGGAAGTGCCCGCTTCGAAGGCGACGGGCTGGTGCTCTGGGAAGTGCGGGATTACCCCTGCCGTCCCCCGCTCGTGGAGGCCCGCTCCTCGGGCGCTCGAGAAGCGATGGCGATCGACGTGGAGCCCTTCCGCCGCCAGTTCCAGGACATCTACGAGGCGATTACAGAGCAGAGAAGGCCGCTGGTGGATGGGCATGAGGCGCGAAGGGCCCTGGAAGTCGTCCTGGCCATCTACCGCTCTTCGGCTCGCGGAGAAGCGGTGGTATTACCCCTTGCGACCGATCGGTAG
- the mtnA gene encoding S-methyl-5-thioribose-1-phosphate isomerase: MDVRPVRPLYWLGDALLILDQTRLPSAVVYRELRSVDAVAEAIRTLRVRGAPAIGIAAAYGVAIGLLRSAAQSPQQLLKAVEDTLEKLAATRPTARNLFWALERMRAVASQVASQGRDALLRALTEEAHRILEEERAACQQMARWGADLLPEVCTVITHCNAGALATIELGTAVGVIYAAAKAGKKLHVFVDETRPLLQGARLTAWELRRAGLNVTLICDNTAAFVMARRRVDAVLVGADRIARNGDVANKIGTYNLALLAKEHGVPFYVVAPSSTFDLRLASGQEIPIEERDGREVTHPFGIQVAPTDVEVYNPAFDITPAHLIRAIVTERGVIFPPFEENIPRVLQNKS; this comes from the coding sequence ATGGACGTTCGGCCTGTCCGTCCCCTGTACTGGCTCGGCGACGCTCTGCTCATCCTGGATCAAACGCGTCTACCCAGCGCTGTCGTCTATCGGGAGTTGCGAAGTGTCGACGCCGTGGCGGAGGCCATCCGAACCCTGAGGGTGCGGGGGGCCCCGGCCATCGGCATCGCGGCTGCCTACGGCGTGGCGATCGGCCTCCTCAGGTCTGCCGCTCAAAGTCCACAGCAACTGCTCAAGGCCGTAGAGGACACCCTCGAGAAGCTGGCCGCCACCAGGCCTACGGCGCGCAATCTCTTCTGGGCTCTGGAGAGGATGCGCGCTGTGGCGAGCCAAGTGGCCTCTCAGGGCAGAGACGCCCTGCTTCGTGCCCTAACAGAAGAAGCGCACCGTATCCTCGAAGAGGAAAGGGCCGCGTGTCAGCAGATGGCCCGCTGGGGAGCTGATCTTCTACCCGAGGTCTGCACCGTCATCACCCACTGCAACGCGGGAGCTCTGGCGACCATCGAGCTGGGCACAGCGGTGGGGGTAATCTACGCAGCAGCGAAGGCAGGGAAAAAGCTGCACGTCTTTGTGGATGAAACGCGCCCCCTGCTGCAAGGGGCCCGACTCACCGCCTGGGAACTCCGCAGGGCCGGGCTTAACGTGACCCTCATCTGCGACAACACCGCGGCTTTCGTGATGGCTCGCCGGCGGGTAGACGCCGTCCTGGTGGGGGCCGATCGGATCGCCCGCAATGGCGACGTGGCCAACAAGATCGGGACCTACAACCTCGCCCTGCTGGCGAAGGAGCACGGGGTCCCGTTTTACGTGGTTGCCCCCAGCTCCACATTTGACCTGCGGCTTGCCAGCGGCCAGGAGATCCCCATCGAGGAGCGAGACGGGCGCGAGGTAACCCACCCGTTTGGCATTCAGGTGGCTCCTACCGACGTGGAGGTCTACAATCCGGCGTTCGACATCACCCCCGCGCACCTCATCCGCGCGATCGTGACGGAGCGCGGCGTGATTTTCCCCCCGTTCGAAGAGAATATCCCGCGGGTCCTGCAGAACAAGAGCTGA
- a CDS encoding LytR C-terminal domain-containing protein, which produces MAPVRRKGSGKRSVLRPRPRGSGARKHLGSTLSTAVIWVLVAVNLVLVASLISRIVSPKNPPRASLESQDSLKVEVLNGCGKPGLAKEVTDYLRNKGFDVVNFGNYHDFNVRKTLVIDRRSMDLHNAQKVASALGVESSEVLAELNETRALDVTVILGKDYAKLKPYRD; this is translated from the coding sequence ATGGCGCCGGTTCGCCGGAAAGGGAGCGGTAAACGCTCGGTCCTCCGCCCCCGACCTCGGGGCTCGGGAGCGAGAAAGCATCTGGGTAGCACCTTGTCCACCGCTGTCATCTGGGTCTTGGTCGCCGTCAACCTGGTCCTGGTGGCCTCCCTAATCTCTCGGATCGTCTCGCCCAAGAATCCCCCTCGGGCCTCTCTGGAGAGCCAAGACAGCCTCAAGGTAGAGGTGCTAAATGGCTGCGGGAAGCCAGGCTTGGCCAAAGAGGTGACCGACTATCTGCGCAACAAGGGCTTCGACGTGGTCAATTTTGGCAACTACCACGATTTCAATGTGCGGAAAACGCTGGTCATCGACCGCCGCTCCATGGATCTCCACAACGCGCAAAAGGTCGCTTCAGCGCTCGGCGTCGAGAGCTCCGAGGTCCTGGCTGAGCTCAATGAGACCCGAGCTCTCGACGTAACGGTCATTCTCGGCAAAGATTACGCTAAGCTCAAACCCTATCGCGATTAG
- the panC gene encoding pantoate--beta-alanine ligase, whose product MRVIESVREMQSEAESLRLAGKRIGFVPTMGYLHEGHLSLVRIARQHSDVVVVSIFVNPTQFGPQEDYNRYPRDLERDLRLLEKEATDIVFHPSAEEMYPPPYYTYVEVEKLTEPLCGAFRPGHFRGVTTVVCKLFHIVKPHLAVFGQKDAQQARVIQQMVRDLNFDVEIVVAPIVREPDGLAMSSRNTYLSPQERQDALVLYRSLCRAKELISLGERDPRRIRNEMEGVLRSVPTSRIDYIAMVDPDTLEEVSQLTGRVMIALAVWIGNARLIDNMVVDVPGTQG is encoded by the coding sequence ATTCGTGTGATCGAAAGCGTGCGGGAAATGCAGTCCGAGGCCGAGAGCCTGCGGTTGGCTGGCAAGCGGATCGGGTTCGTCCCCACCATGGGCTACCTGCACGAGGGTCACCTGAGCCTTGTGCGGATCGCTCGGCAGCATTCCGATGTAGTGGTCGTGAGCATTTTCGTCAACCCAACACAGTTCGGCCCACAAGAGGATTACAACCGGTACCCGCGCGACCTGGAACGGGACCTCCGGCTCTTGGAGAAGGAAGCGACAGACATCGTGTTCCATCCGAGCGCCGAGGAGATGTACCCCCCGCCGTACTACACCTACGTCGAGGTCGAGAAGCTCACGGAGCCCCTGTGTGGGGCCTTCCGTCCCGGCCATTTTCGGGGGGTTACGACGGTGGTCTGCAAGCTTTTCCACATTGTGAAACCACATCTTGCCGTTTTCGGCCAGAAGGACGCGCAACAGGCGCGCGTAATCCAGCAGATGGTCCGCGACCTCAACTTCGACGTGGAGATTGTGGTAGCGCCGATCGTCCGCGAGCCCGACGGGCTGGCCATGAGCTCACGGAACACCTACCTGAGCCCGCAGGAAAGACAGGATGCCCTTGTGCTCTACCGTTCGCTATGTCGGGCCAAGGAACTCATCAGCCTGGGGGAGCGCGATCCGCGCAGGATCCGCAACGAAATGGAAGGTGTGCTGCGGTCCGTGCCGACAAGCCGAATCGACTACATTGCCATGGTCGATCCGGACACCCTGGAGGAAGTGAGCCAGCTGACGGGCAGAGTCATGATTGCCCTTGCGGTGTGGATCGGCAATGCACGCCTGATTGACAACATGGTAGTCGATGTACCGGGGACCCAGGGGTAG
- the panB gene encoding 3-methyl-2-oxobutanoate hydroxymethyltransferase: MPETKVTVPGLIERKRQGPKIAALTAYDAVFAELLDTSGIDVVLVGDSLGMVIQGHETTLAVTLEQILYHTQAVRRGVRRALLVADMPFLSYQVSPEEALRNAGRLMKEGGAEAVKLEGGRPICETVRRLVDAGIPVMGHLGLTPQSIHHFGGYRVRGRSGEESEALLADALALEAAGAFAIVLEKIPSSVARTITEKVRIPTIGIGAGPHCDGQILVTYDMLGLFEKFRPKFVRRYAELASVIRESCRRYVEDVRQGSFPSDQESY; this comes from the coding sequence ATGCCAGAGACCAAGGTGACCGTGCCGGGCCTCATCGAGCGGAAGCGACAGGGGCCCAAGATCGCCGCCCTTACGGCTTATGACGCCGTTTTCGCCGAGCTCCTCGACACATCGGGGATCGACGTCGTGCTGGTGGGGGACTCCCTCGGGATGGTCATCCAGGGGCACGAGACCACTCTGGCCGTGACGCTTGAACAGATTCTGTACCATACGCAAGCCGTACGACGTGGGGTGCGGAGGGCTCTTCTGGTGGCCGATATGCCTTTCCTCAGTTATCAGGTCAGTCCAGAAGAGGCGTTGCGGAATGCAGGCCGTTTGATGAAAGAGGGCGGCGCGGAGGCCGTCAAGCTGGAGGGCGGGCGACCCATTTGCGAAACCGTGCGGCGGCTCGTGGACGCTGGTATCCCGGTCATGGGCCACCTCGGACTCACCCCCCAGTCGATCCACCATTTTGGCGGCTATCGTGTGCGGGGAAGGTCGGGGGAGGAAAGCGAGGCCCTCTTGGCCGATGCCCTCGCTCTGGAGGCGGCCGGTGCTTTCGCCATCGTGCTTGAGAAGATCCCGTCCTCCGTCGCCCGCACCATCACCGAGAAGGTGCGCATCCCGACGATCGGCATCGGTGCCGGTCCCCACTGCGACGGGCAAATTCTCGTGACCTACGACATGCTCGGTCTGTTCGAGAAGTTCCGCCCGAAGTTCGTGCGGCGCTACGCCGAGCTTGCCTCCGTCATCCGCGAGAGCTGTCGCCGCTACGTGGAGGATGTACGACAGGGGAGCTTCCCCTCCGATCAGGAAAGCTACTGA